The genome window GCCTTGGTCGAGGAGCCATCGCGCGGTGCGCGCCAGGGAGAGGCGGACGTGCCGGATCCTTCCGGTGCGTGCTCGTTCGGCGAGCGCGGCCAGCGCGCCGGCGGCGACGAGGTAGCCGGTGGCGTGGTCGAGGAGCTGGCAGGGCAGCGCGCCAGGGCGGGCGCCGTCCGCGCTGGTCGCCCAGCCGATGCCGGAGGCGATCTGCACCAGGCTGTCGAAGCCGCGGCGGGTGGCCCACGGACCGCTCGTCCCCCATGCCGAGAGGGTGACGACGACGGTGCCCGGATGCCGTTCGGCCACCTGCTCCGGCTCCAGGCCGAGCGCCCGGAGCGCGCCGGGCCGGTAACCGGTGACCAGGACGTCGGCCTGGTCGACCAGCGCGTGCAGCATGCGCTGCCCGCTGTCCCCGGTGGCCTCCAGCGCTGCGCTGGCCTTGCCGATCACGCCGTCGACGGCGTGCAGCGGCAGTTCCGGGCGGTGCGGCGGGTCGACCCGCAGCACGTCGGCCCCGAGGGCCGCCAGCATGCGGGTGCCGACAGGCCCGGCGATCACCCTGGTCAGATCCAGTACCCGCAGCCCGGACGCAGGCAACGCGCCCGGTGCCGCGCGCAGCGGGACGCGTGCTCCCGGCTGGTCGAAGGCCACCAGCGGTACGTCCGCCACCGCGCGGCCCCCGTCGCCGCGGCGCCACTCGGTCGCCGTCCGCGCGGCAACCGCGAGTCCGCCCGCGTCGTAGACCCGGCGCTCGACTTCCAGGGCGGGGAGTTCCGCGATGGCTTCGGCTAGCGCCGTCTCGGTGTCGCCGCGGCCGGGCAGTCCGAAGACGTCCAGCAGGGCAGCCCGGTGCCAGGGGTAGTTGGCGTGCGTGCGGACCCAGCCGTCGGCCGCGGGCCACAGCCGGGAGAGCGGCGCGAACCCGGCCAGCGCCCGCCCGTTCGGGTCGCGGAGCAGGGCTTCGCTGAGCACCGCGGCCGCCACGTGACCGGTGTCGACTGCGACCTCGGGCCTGCGGCCGGTCCGCACATGCGCCAGTTCGGCGGCTGCGGTCAGGCACGCGGCCACCGACGCGACCGCGCAGCCTGCGACGTCCAGCGGCGATCCGAGCACGTGCGGGCGCGGCTCACCGGTCAGGTCCACCGCCCTGCCGCCGACGACTCCGAGATCGGCGAGCACATCCGCGAGGAGAGCGTCCACGTGCCGATGCTGCCCGGGGAACGGCCCCGGCACCAGATGCGTCACATGCGAGGCATCCGCCGGCGGAGACGGCGAGTGTCGCGAGTGGAGTGCTGCCCGCGGGTTCCATCCGGACGACCTGCTGCGTGTGAAAGCGGCCGTTCGGTTCATTGATCGCGCGTGGCGCACCTAGCAATCTCCACCAGCATCGGTGGTTCCGCACGGTCGCCGTCCGGAGGCGGGCGGCATGCAACGAGAACGAGGAGACACGAAGTGGCAGAGCCTTCCATGCGACTCAACCGGCGCGGCCTGCTGCGAGCAGGTGCCGGACTCGCCGCTGCCGCCGGACTCGGCGCGGCGGCGGGCCCGGGCGCCGCGGTGGCGGGTCCGATCGCCGGAGCGACGGGTCCGATCGCCGGAGCGGCGGACGTACCGGCGTCGAAGCGGTTCGACCTCAAGGCACCGTCGCACGACCTGTTCCGGCACAAGCCGTTGCGCGACGACACGGTGCAGCAGTCCTTCACCTTCGACAACGTCAATCGCCGTCTTTTCGTGGTGCAGCGCAGGAACGGCACCGGCTCGGCCGCGGGCGACCTGTGCGTGACGCGGCTGGACTTCGCGGGCAACCAGCTCGGGTACATGTACCTGACCGGGTTCGGCCACGGCGTCTCCATCGCCGCGGAGCCCGTCGGCTCGGCCTCCTACCTGTGGACCGAGGTCGACGCCAACGCCAACGGCTACGGACGCCGGCTCGCGCGCTTCGAGTTCCGCGACGGCGCGACGCTGCCGAACTCCTCGACGGCGCTGGCGAAGTTCACGCCGGTCGCCGACGCCACCGAGCACACCTGCGCGGTGGATCCCGTCCACGGCAGGCTCGTCGTCCGCTACCACCGCGGCGGCGCGAAGCGGTTCGCGGTGTACGAGCTGGCCCGGGCTTCGGCCGGTGACTTCGGCACCAGACTGGCGGACTTCGCGCAGCCCGCGCTGGGTTCCCCGGCCCCGGTCTTCCAGGGCTACACCGCCCACGGCCGGTACCTGTACCTGCTCGACGGCGAGTCCTACGACTCCAGCCCGACGCTGAACTCCCGCGTGACCAGCGTCGACATCAACACCGGTGAGATCGCCGAAGGTCCGGTCATCACCAGAGCGGGGGAGAGCCTGACCTACCGCGAACCAGAGGGGATGGCGGTGTACCGGACCGAGGCGGGCGAGACCCGCCTGTTCCTCGGCTTCGCATCGGGTGCGGCCGGCGACCGGCGCTGCAACCTGTTCTACAAGAACGTGCTGGTCTGAGTGCCTGTCTTTGGACTCACCTCGCGTGGCGCTCAGAGGCTGTTTTTTGAACTCGCCTTGGTGGGAGAGGTGTGGGTGGCGGAACCTCAGGCGTGCTCTCGCTGCGGGATCTCTTTCTCATGTATGCCGGGCTCCGGGATCTTCTCTCTCACGTATCGCCATCAGCTTTCCGGCGCCGGCGCGGCCCGTCGGCGTCGGCGCGTCACGGCGTACCACACGATCACCACCGCGACCGCGACCCCGAAGACCAGCAGCCCGATGCTGGTCGAGTCGCGGTCCCCCTTCACGATGCGCCCCGCGCCGTAGGACGCCGGACCCACCGCGAGGACGAACGCGGTCGTCGTGATGAGGTTCCACACGACGAACTGCGAGAACTTCATCTTCGCGGCACCGGAGATCATCGCGGTGGTGAAGAACACCGCCAGCCTGCCCCACTTCGCGTAGAGGCGTTCGCCCTGAACCAGCACCTTCTGTCGTTTTTCCAGCCCTCGGCCGGGGCGGAGCAGGAGGCGGCGGCCCCACCGCACCCCGATCTGGTAGCCGACGATCCCGCCCGCCTCGCCGCCGAGCACCGACACGACCAGCACCGGGATGAGGTCGAGGTGGCCGTGGGCGGCGAGCACGGCCGCACCTCCCACCGACACCGTGCCGATGAACGGCACACCCGCCGACGAGAGCAGGACGAGCACGAACAGCAGGAAGTACGCCCAGAGCCCGAAGCGCTCGCCGGGTGGCGCGGGCGCGTCGGGCCACGAGGCGAACACCGCGGGAACTGACGTTCGCACCATCGGCACCTCGCACCCGGTGGCGGTTCCTCACCGACGGGCGGGGCGGTCCGCACGCCACGCGGCCGTGCCGCGTGCGACCACAATGCGCGCCGCGCGCGGGCGACGCCAGTGGAACGCCCGCCGAGCATGGCGGTCCACCGAGCGGGGTACCCGTGCGGCGAACTGACCGCGGCGGCGTGGGGGGAAGCCGTGACTCTGCAGATCCTGCCCCTGGCCATCACGATGATGGCCGGCCCGCAGATCATGTCGGCGATCGTGCTGGTCACCTCGCAGCGGGCGGTGCGCGCCTCGCTGGCGTTCCTGCTGGGCGTGGCGGTGGCCGCGACCGCGGGCATCGCGGTGACGCGCGGGCTCGCCGCGCTGCTCGGCAACGCCGTGCACATCGACGGGGAGTCCCACACCGCGAGCGTCGTCGGCAAGGTGGTGCAGATCGTCCTCGTCGGTCTGCTGATCCTGCTCGCGGTCAAGAACTACGTGCAGCGGAGCACGTCCAAGCCGCCGAAGTGGCTCAGCACCCTGCTGACCGCCTCACCGGCGACCGCGTTCAAGACCGGCCTCGTGCTGATCCTGACCATGCCGTCGGACGTGATCATCATGCTGACGGTCGGCACGAACCTGGAGCACCGCGACCTGGGACTGGTCGCGGCCGTGCCGTTCATCGCGCTCACCGTGCTGATCGCCGCGCTGCCGCTCATCGCCTACCTGCTGTTCCACCGGCGGGCGGTCACCGCCATGCCGAAGGTCCGGGAGTGGATGAACAGCAACAGCTGGCTCATCAACATCGTCGTCTGCGGCATCTTCATCGCACTCGTGCTCTCCGGCGGGTAGCGCCCGGCTAGCTCTCGATGCGGGTGCGGCTGACCCGGTCGGACACCAGGAACGCGCCGGCCCAGCGGGCGTTGGGGTCGCAGTCGACAAGCACGGCCTTGGCCAGCAGGGTCAGCGGGATGGCCAGGATCGCCCCGAGCGCGCCGATGACCCACGTCCAGAACACCAGCGACAGCAGCGTCACGGTCACCGACAGTCCGACCGCGTCACCGACGAAGCGCGGCTGGATGATGCTCTGGATCACGAAGTTCAGCACGCAGTAGACCACCACGACGGTGACCGCCAGCTCCCATCCGCCCTGCAGGAGCGCGAGCAGGGCCGGAGGCACCACGCCGAGGATGAAGCCGATGTTGGGGATGTAGTTCGTCACGAACGCCAGCAGTCCCCACAGGATCGGCAGCGGCACCCCGAGGAGCAGCAGCGCGATCACGTCCAGCACCGCGACGATCCCGCCGAACACCGTGGAGACCACCAGGTAGCTGCGCGTACCGAGGGTGAAGTCGCGCAGCGCCTGGGCCACCTCGGGGTGGCCGTCGGCGACCATGGCCATCCGGGTCCCCACGGCACCGGTCTCGACGCTGATGAACAGCAGCAGCGCCAGCAGGAACACCAGGTTGGTGCCCACACTGGCCACACCGGACAGCAGCGAGCCGACGAGTCCGGTGAGCTTGCCGAAGTCGACCTTCCCCGCCGCGTTCTTCACCTGTTCGGGGCCGATGCCGAACCGCGCCAGCTCGTGCGTCAGGCCGGCCAGGAGCGCTTCGGCGCGCGAGGTGTACTGGGGCAGGATCGTGGCCAGGCGGGCGATCGACAGCAGCACCACGACGGCGAAGGTGATCAGCACCGCGTACACCAGCACGACCAGCACGACAGTGGCCAGCCAGCGCGGCACGCCCTTGCGGACCAGCCACACCGGCACCGGGTTCGTGGCGATGACGATGGTCAGCGCCAGGAAGGTCGGCGCGATCAGCCACGACGCCGACCGCATCCCGGCCACGACCACGACGACCGCCGCCATCCCGAGCAGCACGGTCAGCGCTCTGGGGAGCCGGTTGTCGCCCGGCTGCACCGGGCCGGCGGAACCATTCGCCACCTGGTCAACGTAAGAGCTGGCGCGGCAACGCGCCCGGCGTGCGCGCTGGAGCACCGGCGTCCGCGCCGGGTGCCCACATTCGGTTGCGCTCAGCGGCGGCACTCGCCATGGCGGTGAAATCACCCGCTCGTGCCACCGGGAAGAGGCATGGCGTTCCTCCGGCGTGGGAGCATCGCGGGCGCCGGGCGCGCGGTGTCCTGGGTCCGCGGCGGTGCGCTCGCGGCGGCCGGAGGCGTCCCGCACCGTCGAGGAGGCGTGATGAACTGGCGCGACGAGCTGCTCGGCCAGCTCGACTTCTACTGGGAGCACCAGCTGTGGCCCCGGCTCGAGGGGCTTACCGACGACGAGTACTTCTGGGAGCCGGTCGAGGGCTGCTGGAGCGTGCGCGTGCAGGACGACGGCACGTTCATGATCGACTGGGCGTGGCCGGTGCCCGAGCCGCCGCCGGTCACCACCATCGCCTGGCGGCTGGCCCACATCGCCGTCCAGGTCTTCGGCATCCGCGCCAGCGCCCACTTCGGCGACGGTTCGCTGACCCTCGCCTCCGCCCGGTGGCCCGGTGATGCCGCCACCGCCCTGGCCATGCTCGAGACGAACTACCGCGCGTGGCGCGAAGGGGTGCTCGGGCTCGACGATGCCGCGCTCGCCTCGCCGGTCGGCGAAGCGGAAGGGCCGTGGGCGGACCACCCCTACATCACGCTGGTCCTGCACATCACGAGGGAGACCGTGCACCACGGCGCCGAGGTGGCGCTGCTGAGGGACCTGTACCGAGCGGGGCGTGCCTTGTCGTCCTGACGCGGGGCATCGGCGGCCGCTGCGCCGGTCTCCCATCCATCGCCGTTCACGTCTTGTAATAGCAGGTCAGTGATGTTATGCATGAGTCATGCATGACACCGGACGGCTGGGGAACCTGCTCGGGGCCGCGGCGCTGGCGGTCAGCGACCGGCTCCTGGCCGGCGCGACGGCCGCGGCCGGCACCAGTGCTAGCGGCGCCGCCGCGCTGGTGGTCCTGGCCGACGCGGCGGGGCTGAGCGTGACCGAGCTGGGTCGCCGCGTCGGGCTGAGCCAGTCGGCTGCCGCGCGCATGGTCGACGCACTGGAGAAGCAGGGCCTGGTGCGCCGCGAGGCCACCTGGGGCAAGGCGGTGGCGGTGCGGCTCACCGACGCCGGGCGGGAGACCGCCGACGGCCTGCTCGGTGCCCGTGGCGGCGCGCTCGGCGAGGTCGTGGGCGCGCTCGACCGTGCGGAGCGCGAGCAGTTGGAGCAGCTGCTCGCCAAGCTGCTCACCGGCCTGTACCGCCGCTCCGGCGACGCCGAGCGGCTCTGCCGGCTGTGCGACCGGGGTTCCTGCGTCGCCCGCGGCGCCGTCTGCCCGGTGGGTCGGGCCGACCGGGAGCACCGCGCCCGGGAAGGGTTCGGCGATGGGTGAGGTGCTCGCACTGCTGTCGGCGCTTTGCTTCGGCAGCACGCACTTCCTCGGCGGGCTGCTCGCGCGCCAGGCGGACAGCGCGGCCGTGGCGTTGGTCGCGCAGGCGGCCGGCACGGTGCTGGTCCTCGGTGTCGCCCCGTGGGTCGCGGCGACCGAGGTGAGCCCGCCGCCGCTGCTGTGGGGCTCGCTTTCCGGGGTGGGCACCGGCGTGGGCGTGGTGTTCCTCTACCGGGCGATGAGCGCCGGTGCCTTCAGCGTCGTGGCGCCGTTGAGCGATGTCGCCGCGGTCGTACTGCCGGTGCTGGTCGGCGTCGCGCTGCTGGGGGACCGCCCCGAGGCGCTGACGTGGTGCGGGATCGCCGCCGCCGCGCCCGCGCTCTGGCTCGTCTCCCGTTCCGGCTCCGATGGCGGTGCTGGCAGGAGCCGCTCCGCTGCCGGTGTCCGGGACGCGCTGGTCGCGGGCGGTGGCTTCGCCCTGCAGTTCATCGCGTTGGCGCAGGTGGACCCCGCCGCCGGTTTGTGGCCCGTGGTGGCCAGCCGCGCGGCGTCGGTGCTGGTGATCCTGCCGCTGGTGCTGCGCCGTCCGGCGCGGCTGCGGTTGCGACCCGCCGTCGCCTGCGGCGCCGTCGCGGCGGGAGCGTTGGGGAGCCTGGCCATCGTGCTGTTCACGTTGGCCGCCCGCGAGCAACTGCTGTCGGTCGCGGTCGTGCTCACGGCCCTGTACCCGGCCATCCCGGTGCTGCTGGGGCTGGTCGTGCTCGGTGAGAGGCTGACCCGCGCCCGCCGCGCCGGGCTGCTGTGCGCGGCGTCGGCCGTGGCACTGATCTCGCTGCCCTGAACAGGCTTCCGGATCGGGCTCGGGCTCGAACTGTGGCGGCAGCGGACAGCCGATGATCGAGCTCAAGAGCCGGGGGAGAGCGCTCGCGGGTGTGAAAGCGCTCATTCCGGGTTGAGGAGGTCCACCGCGCCCCGCAGACTCCGTTCCCAGGGCGCCCCGCGTCGCCAGCACCGCCACGCCCCGGTGCGCCAGGAGGAGGCAGCCGTGTCCGACAGCAGCGAGGGGCTCTTCCAGGTCGTCATCGGCGCTCACGACCTCGGTGTGTTCACCGGCTGTCGGGGACTGGAGTCCGGTCACGAGTCCGGCGCCATCGTCCTGAGCCGTCCGTGGACCCGCCACGCCGCGGTGGTGTCGGCCTGGATGGACGACGGCGGGAGCGACGAGCCCGGGACCGAGGGCGGCGAGATCACGATGCTCGGACCGGAGCGGGCGCCGCTGGCCTGCTGGGCGCTGGAGGATGTCGTGCCCGTGCAGTGGAACGGCGACGCGGACGGCGACGCGGATTCGGGTCTGGAGACCCTCGAACTCTCCTGCGCCGGGCTCTCGAAGGTGATCTGAGCGCTCAGAACGCGGCGTCACCCGTCCGTCCGAAGTGGACGACGAGCGGGATGGCTCTCCCGGTGTGTCAGGTGTCCCGTGGCGGTTCCTGCTTCGCGCCGGCGAGGACCGTGGTCACGACCTTGCGGACGGTTTCTGCCTCCGGAGGCCCGCTTTCCCGGTCGGCGAACAACAGGTGCGCGGCGCCGATCAGCGTGGGGGCGAGCGTGTCGACGTCGGCGCCCGCCGCGATGCGACCGCGGTCGCGCTCGGCGGTGAGGTAGGACGCGATCGCGGTCGTGGCCTCCCCGAGGACCGGGACGCCGCCGCCCGGCCTCGCCTGCCGCAGCCGGGCTCGCAGGTCGTCCCGGAAGGTGACCAGACCGACGATCGCGACGGCGACCGACTCGAACACGGCCGTCAGCGCGTCGGTGAGGTTGCCGGCGACCGTGCCGGTCCCGGCGGCTTCGCGCAGGTTCACGCCCTGGTCCTCGATCCGCCCGATCCGGTCGAGGACGAGCTCGGCGAGGAAGCCGTCGAAGTCGGCGAAGTGCCGGTGCAGCACGCCCTTGGCGCAGCCCGCCTCCGCGGTGACCGCGCGGCTGGTGAGCGCGTGCGGCCCGTCGCGGAGCAGGATGCGCTCAGCGGCATCGAAGAGCTGCTCGCGGACGTCGCGGATGTGCACCCCTGTTGGCACGGTCAGGCTCCTTCCCGTAGTCGACGAGTGGGCGCTTGCCCACTAGAGTGGGCGCATGCCCACTTTACCGCCGGACCGGACCGGCTCTTCCGAG of Saccharopolyspora erythraea contains these proteins:
- a CDS encoding GAP family protein — translated: MTLQILPLAITMMAGPQIMSAIVLVTSQRAVRASLAFLLGVAVAATAGIAVTRGLAALLGNAVHIDGESHTASVVGKVVQIVLVGLLILLAVKNYVQRSTSKPPKWLSTLLTASPATAFKTGLVLILTMPSDVIIMLTVGTNLEHRDLGLVAAVPFIALTVLIAALPLIAYLLFHRRAVTAMPKVREWMNSNSWLINIVVCGIFIALVLSGG
- a CDS encoding AI-2E family transporter; translation: MANGSAGPVQPGDNRLPRALTVLLGMAAVVVVVAGMRSASWLIAPTFLALTIVIATNPVPVWLVRKGVPRWLATVVLVVLVYAVLITFAVVVLLSIARLATILPQYTSRAEALLAGLTHELARFGIGPEQVKNAAGKVDFGKLTGLVGSLLSGVASVGTNLVFLLALLLFISVETGAVGTRMAMVADGHPEVAQALRDFTLGTRSYLVVSTVFGGIVAVLDVIALLLLGVPLPILWGLLAFVTNYIPNIGFILGVVPPALLALLQGGWELAVTVVVVYCVLNFVIQSIIQPRFVGDAVGLSVTVTLLSLVFWTWVIGALGAILAIPLTLLAKAVLVDCDPNARWAGAFLVSDRVSRTRIES
- a CDS encoding DedA family protein, giving the protein MVRTSVPAVFASWPDAPAPPGERFGLWAYFLLFVLVLLSSAGVPFIGTVSVGGAAVLAAHGHLDLIPVLVVSVLGGEAGGIVGYQIGVRWGRRLLLRPGRGLEKRQKVLVQGERLYAKWGRLAVFFTTAMISGAAKMKFSQFVVWNLITTTAFVLAVGPASYGAGRIVKGDRDSTSIGLLVFGVAVAVVIVWYAVTRRRRRAAPAPES
- a CDS encoding teichoic acid biosynthesis protein C translates to MAEPSMRLNRRGLLRAGAGLAAAAGLGAAAGPGAAVAGPIAGATGPIAGAADVPASKRFDLKAPSHDLFRHKPLRDDTVQQSFTFDNVNRRLFVVQRRNGTGSAAGDLCVTRLDFAGNQLGYMYLTGFGHGVSIAAEPVGSASYLWTEVDANANGYGRRLARFEFRDGATLPNSSTALAKFTPVADATEHTCAVDPVHGRLVVRYHRGGAKRFAVYELARASAGDFGTRLADFAQPALGSPAPVFQGYTAHGRYLYLLDGESYDSSPTLNSRVTSVDINTGEIAEGPVITRAGESLTYREPEGMAVYRTEAGETRLFLGFASGAAGDRRCNLFYKNVLV
- a CDS encoding EamA family transporter; this translates as MGEVLALLSALCFGSTHFLGGLLARQADSAAVALVAQAAGTVLVLGVAPWVAATEVSPPPLLWGSLSGVGTGVGVVFLYRAMSAGAFSVVAPLSDVAAVVLPVLVGVALLGDRPEALTWCGIAAAAPALWLVSRSGSDGGAGRSRSAAGVRDALVAGGGFALQFIALAQVDPAAGLWPVVASRAASVLVILPLVLRRPARLRLRPAVACGAVAAGALGSLAIVLFTLAAREQLLSVAVVLTALYPAIPVLLGLVVLGERLTRARRAGLLCAASAVALISLP
- a CDS encoding DinB family protein; translation: MNWRDELLGQLDFYWEHQLWPRLEGLTDDEYFWEPVEGCWSVRVQDDGTFMIDWAWPVPEPPPVTTIAWRLAHIAVQVFGIRASAHFGDGSLTLASARWPGDAATALAMLETNYRAWREGVLGLDDAALASPVGEAEGPWADHPYITLVLHITRETVHHGAEVALLRDLYRAGRALSS
- a CDS encoding TetR/AcrR family transcriptional regulator; the encoded protein is MPTGVHIRDVREQLFDAAERILLRDGPHALTSRAVTAEAGCAKGVLHRHFADFDGFLAELVLDRIGRIEDQGVNLREAAGTGTVAGNLTDALTAVFESVAVAIVGLVTFRDDLRARLRQARPGGGVPVLGEATTAIASYLTAERDRGRIAAGADVDTLAPTLIGAAHLLFADRESGPPEAETVRKVVTTVLAGAKQEPPRDT
- a CDS encoding MarR family winged helix-turn-helix transcriptional regulator — its product is MHDTGRLGNLLGAAALAVSDRLLAGATAAAGTSASGAAALVVLADAAGLSVTELGRRVGLSQSAAARMVDALEKQGLVRREATWGKAVAVRLTDAGRETADGLLGARGGALGEVVGALDRAEREQLEQLLAKLLTGLYRRSGDAERLCRLCDRGSCVARGAVCPVGRADREHRAREGFGDG
- a CDS encoding CoA transferase; amino-acid sequence: MDALLADVLADLGVVGGRAVDLTGEPRPHVLGSPLDVAGCAVASVAACLTAAAELAHVRTGRRPEVAVDTGHVAAAVLSEALLRDPNGRALAGFAPLSRLWPAADGWVRTHANYPWHRAALLDVFGLPGRGDTETALAEAIAELPALEVERRVYDAGGLAVAARTATEWRRGDGGRAVADVPLVAFDQPGARVPLRAAPGALPASGLRVLDLTRVIAGPVGTRMLAALGADVLRVDPPHRPELPLHAVDGVIGKASAALEATGDSGQRMLHALVDQADVLVTGYRPGALRALGLEPEQVAERHPGTVVVTLSAWGTSGPWATRRGFDSLVQIASGIGWATSADGARPGALPCQLLDHATGYLVAAGALAALAERARTGRIRHVRLSLARTARWLLDQGVHDDTGGGQRWEPDRYRVPLGGGWTGIAPPGRLDGAALTWPHLPPRYAEAVLAWP